The Longimicrobiales bacterium genome segment CCCGCTCTGCTCCTGGACGGTGCGCCAGTCAGCGAGTGTGTAGGGCAGGGACGCGAGGAGCGCGGGGGTGACGGCGTCGTGGGCGGCGGCGGAGTCGGGTACGGGGAACCAGTGGTCATGATACTGCAACACGCGCCTGCCATCGCGCTCGGCCAGCTGCAACTCGCCTGCGGCAAGCACCTCCTCCAGAGGGGCCCCCAGGACAGGCAGCAGCAGCCGTCCCGCCTCGGAGTCGACCAGTGGAGTGTCGAACGTGGTGGCGTGGGCCGAAGCCGCGCCGTTCAGCAGCAGGTCCGCCCACCACTCGTTTTCCGCGGACGCGGCCATGTGGTTCGGCACGATATCGAGCAGCACGCCCATGCCGTGTGCGCGCACGACGGCGGCGAGCTCCGCCATTGCTTCGGTCCCGCCAAGCTCGTCGTTGATCCGCGTGGGATCCGTGACGTCGTAGCCGTGCTCACTCCCGGCGGTCGCCTGCGTGACGGGCGACAGGTACAGGTGCGAAATGCCGATCCGCCGGAGCAGCGGCGCGATGTGCGCGGCGTCGCGAAGCGTGAAGGCCTCATGCAGCTGGAGGCGGTACGTCGCGACCGGCGGTTTCATTGAACCGCGACGCTCAGGTGCTCACCGAGGCGATGCAGCAGCGGCAGCGCCTGGCTGGCGCGTGCATCACCGACGTCTGCCCGTGCCCTGGTTTCTGCGAGGGTGTCGCGCACGGTGGCGTAGAACAGGTTCTGTGTCTTCCAGAGATCGACCTCGAAGGGCAGGTTGCGCGCGAGCGTGGCGAGGTCGACGAGCTGCTCGAGCGTGGCCATGTCGTACGGCCGGCTGCGATGCGTCGCAGCCAGGTTCTCGAGCGCGCGTTCGACGACGTAGGAGAGGCCGCTTTCATCGAGCCGGACCTTGAGCTCGGTCGCCTCGCCAAGCAGCGAGCGCGCCCGCTCCAGGTCGATCGCTTCGGCCTCGAAGATGCGCCGCAGCTCGCGGTTGAGCACGAACTCCGCAGCCATTGTGAACGCGCGTGGCAGGGGCAGCCCCATGTCGAGGAGGAAGCGGATCAGCGTCGCGTTCTCGCGGTAGAGCCGCCGGTACGTGCTTTCTGCCTGCCGGACGGGAATGCGCAGCAGATTGAACAGGATCTCGCGCTGGCGATCCGCAAACAGCGACTTGAGCGAGAAGCTGTACTCGGGGAACTCCGCTAGCAGCCGGATGACACCCGTGAGGTCGCCGCTCTCGAAGGAACGGAGCATCTGCCCGGCCAGCGCCTCGTACTCGTTTTCCCCGATGTAGCGGCGGATTCCCCCGGACAGGCTGTGACTGCCGAAATGCAGCAGTGCATACGTCACGATCTCGGACTCGCGCGTGATCTCCGACGAGACACGTGAGCGCCCGACTGCCAGGGTCGCATCACCCGCTTTCTTCTGATCGTGTTGCTCGAGCCCGACACGATACGAATAGATCCGTCCGCCGTGAGGCGTACCCTCGAAGAGCGAGCTGACCGCGTGGTGGGCGGCGACCGCCAGCAGGTCGACACGCTTCGGCAGGACCTGCTCCTCATAGATGCGGCGGCCGTTGCCGGCCTCCGGCACGTTGCTGACTGCCCCCTCGAGCATTTCCATGAGCTGCGGCTCCAGAGGGCGGCCGAACAGGTCGTCCGACAGCTGGGCGACGCGAGCCGCGTACTGCAGCACCTGCACGGTCTCGATGCCGGAGACGTCGTTGAAGAACCAGCCACAGCTCGTGTACATGAGCATGGCATGTCGCTGCAGCTCCATCAGCTCGAGTGTGCGCACCTCGTCCGCGGGAGAGAAGCGGCGCAGCGCATGGCGGGCAAGAAAGGCATCCACGTTGCGCGCGGATCGGTCGAGCACCACCGAGACGTAGTCGTCGCGTGCCTCCCAGGGGTCTCGCAGCAGCTGTGAGGCGTGCTCCTCGAAGTGCGGGGTCACCTCGTCGCGCAGCCAGTCGAGGGCGGCACGCAGCGGCGTGCGCCATGCCTGGTTCCAGCCCGGTACCCCGCCCGTGCTGCATCCGCAGTCGGAGCGCCAGCGCTCCACACCGTGCGCACAGCTCCAGGAGCTGTTCTCCACGATGCGGACCTCGTGCCGCGGTGTGCAGAGCGAGAGGAACTGGCTGTAGTTGGTGAGCGTGAGGGTCGGGTCCTCGTCGATCAGGCGCAGCGCGTAGGCGAGGGCCATGTCGCCGTGACGATGGTGGTGGCCATACGTCTCGCCGTCCGTAGCGATATGCGCAAGCTGCGGCTCGTCGCCGGGGCGCAGCAGCTCACGCATCCGCCCGGCCAGGCGTTCACCGCTGCGCAGCAACCCCTCGAATGCCACGGCGCGCGATGCGGGTCCATCATAGAAGAAGAGGACCATCTCCCGGCCGTTCGGCAGGCGCGCGAGGTACGGCACGCGCGGATCGACGCGACCGCCGCTCACGTCATGCCATTCGCCACCGCTCAGCGCGCGTACGGCCTCTGCCTGATGCGGCGCCAGGACTGTAAAGCGAATCCCGCTTGCGGCCAGGACCTCGAGTGTCGGTGTATCGACCGCGGTTTCCGGCAGCCACATGCCGAGCGGCACGCGGCCGAAGCGGTGACGGAAGTCCTCGATTCCCCAGAGCACCTGGGTTCGCTTGTCGCGGGCATTCGCAAGCGGCAGGATCAGGTGGTTGTACGCCTGCGCCAGTGCGGACCCGTGGCCACCGAAGCGCTCGGCGCTCTGCACGTCGGCGGCGATGATGGACTCGTACGTCTCCGGCGCATGC includes the following:
- a CDS encoding DUF3536 domain-containing protein; translated protein: MNRYVCVHGHFYQPPRENAWLEAIELQDSAYPYHDWNERVTAECYAPNADSRILDGAGRIVRIVNNYARISYNFGPTLLAWLEQHAPETYESIIAADVQSAERFGGHGSALAQAYNHLILPLANARDKRTQVLWGIEDFRHRFGRVPLGMWLPETAVDTPTLEVLAASGIRFTVLAPHQAEAVRALSGGEWHDVSGGRVDPRVPYLARLPNGREMVLFFYDGPASRAVAFEGLLRSGERLAGRMRELLRPGDEPQLAHIATDGETYGHHHRHGDMALAYALRLIDEDPTLTLTNYSQFLSLCTPRHEVRIVENSSWSCAHGVERWRSDCGCSTGGVPGWNQAWRTPLRAALDWLRDEVTPHFEEHASQLLRDPWEARDDYVSVVLDRSARNVDAFLARHALRRFSPADEVRTLELMELQRHAMLMYTSCGWFFNDVSGIETVQVLQYAARVAQLSDDLFGRPLEPQLMEMLEGAVSNVPEAGNGRRIYEEQVLPKRVDLLAVAAHHAVSSLFEGTPHGGRIYSYRVGLEQHDQKKAGDATLAVGRSRVSSEITRESEIVTYALLHFGSHSLSGGIRRYIGENEYEALAGQMLRSFESGDLTGVIRLLAEFPEYSFSLKSLFADRQREILFNLLRIPVRQAESTYRRLYRENATLIRFLLDMGLPLPRAFTMAAEFVLNRELRRIFEAEAIDLERARSLLGEATELKVRLDESGLSYVVERALENLAATHRSRPYDMATLEQLVDLATLARNLPFEVDLWKTQNLFYATVRDTLAETRARADVGDARASQALPLLHRLGEHLSVAVQ